One window of Xanthomonas sp. 10-10 genomic DNA carries:
- the gltB gene encoding glutamate synthase large subunit — translation MAPRTRQGLNDYGLYNSARDERDACGFGMVAQLDDQPSRSLVDTAIAALSRMTHRGGVAADGLTGDGCGLLIRKPDAFLRGLARDAGITVGTRYAAGVVFLPLEEADAARCRAELETQLHSAGVHFRGWRVVPTDDSVCGQLARDTLPRIEQVFVDAGAEQSEDGFTLALFLARRRAEQQLREVENFYVTTLSPNGISYKGMVLPDKLSTFYPDLQRSDLSSSAIVFHQRFSTNTLPRWPLAHPFRLLAHNGEINTIEGNRRWAQARSKVWQTPRFDIAQFDPVISMHGSDSQSLDNMLELLIAGGMDLLQALRILVPPATQSLEFKDADLAAFYEFYGLNTEPWDGPAGIVACDGRYAACMLDRNGLRPARWMLTSDRHFLVASEAGVWELPAERITRKGKLGPGEMMAIDLKRGDLLDSDAIDRINRARAPYKQWLQQGVTYLQTELIDPSLVEEPFSEQTLRSYHKLFQLSTEEVEQILRPLAETEQEATGSMGDDTPMAVLSRQTRPLYDYFRQAFAQVTNPPIDPLREGIAMSLTTQLGKETNIFHAGAETVNHVILNSPVLSQRKLRQLLKMEQYVERNRLIDLSYSVEEGLKAGLERICQEVEAAARDGAVMLLLSDRYPVPDRPMAHALLATGAVHHHLCKVGLRCDVNLIIETGTARDAHHMACLLGFGATAVYPYLAYQTLFDLGRRGILQLSKGGEQSQIGRRYRKGIYKGLSKIISKMGICTIASYRGAQLFEIVGLDPDVVELCFAETPARIGGVGLARLDTEARELTARAWNDQLKPEVGGLLKYVHGGEYHMYNPDVVMTLQRATRTGDAGDWQKYVDAVHARPASTLRDLVQLKRADTPTPLDEVAPASDVLRRFDTAAISLGALSPEAHEALAIAMNRLGGRSNSGEGGEDPARYGTEKRSKIKQVASGRFGVTPEYLVNAEVLQIKVAQGAKPGEGGQLPGHKVNELIARLRYAKPGIGLISPPPHHDIYSIEDLAQLIYDLKQVNPTALVSVKLVAHAGVGTIAAGVVKAGADLITVSGHDGGTGASPVSSIRYAGVPWELGVAESHQALVANDLRARTILQTDGGLKTGLDVVKAALLGADSFGFGTAPMIVLGCKYLRICHLNNCATGVATQDERLRANYFTGLPERVEHFFRLLAEEVRQWLSYLGVRSLDEIVGRTDLLEQLDVAPRAGVKVDLSRLLTHARYDGSHCAAQRLYESPDSLATQMDGLLADAIANKTGGDHRFLIHNTDRSIGARLSGAIARVHGNHGMSDAPLNLRFRGTAGQSFGAFNAGGLQLELEGEANDYVGKGMAGGRLVVRPPRGARFEARSTPIVGNTCLYGATGGELFAAGRAGERFAVRNSGALAVVEGAGDHCCEYMTDGVVLVLGKVGLNFGAGFTGGLAYVLDIERDFVDRYNHELIDIHRVSAEGFENHRQHLHTLISRHRELTGSIWAQQILDEFRDYIGKFWLVKPKAASIESLTESLRRAA, via the coding sequence ATGGCCCCCCGCACTCGCCAAGGGCTCAACGACTACGGTCTCTACAACAGCGCGCGCGACGAACGCGACGCCTGTGGTTTTGGCATGGTCGCCCAGTTGGACGACCAACCTTCCCGTTCGCTGGTGGACACCGCGATTGCGGCGCTCTCGCGCATGACCCACCGCGGCGGCGTGGCGGCCGACGGGCTCACCGGCGATGGCTGCGGCCTGCTGATCCGCAAACCCGATGCGTTCCTGCGCGGGCTCGCGCGCGATGCCGGCATCACCGTGGGCACGCGTTACGCGGCCGGCGTGGTGTTCCTGCCGCTGGAAGAGGCCGATGCCGCTCGATGTCGTGCCGAACTGGAAACCCAGCTGCACAGCGCCGGCGTGCACTTTCGCGGTTGGCGCGTGGTGCCTACCGACGACAGCGTCTGCGGCCAGCTGGCGCGCGACACCTTGCCGCGCATCGAGCAGGTGTTTGTCGATGCCGGCGCCGAGCAGAGCGAGGACGGCTTCACCCTGGCGCTGTTCCTGGCGCGCCGCCGCGCCGAGCAGCAGCTGCGCGAGGTCGAGAACTTCTACGTCACCACGCTCTCGCCCAACGGCATCAGCTACAAGGGCATGGTGCTGCCGGACAAGCTGAGCACGTTCTACCCGGACCTGCAGCGCAGCGACCTGTCCTCCAGCGCGATTGTCTTTCACCAGCGCTTTTCCACGAACACGCTGCCGCGCTGGCCGCTGGCGCATCCGTTCCGCCTGCTCGCCCACAACGGCGAGATCAATACCATCGAAGGCAACCGCCGCTGGGCGCAGGCGCGCAGCAAGGTCTGGCAGACCCCGCGCTTCGATATCGCGCAGTTCGACCCGGTGATCTCCATGCATGGCTCGGACTCGCAGAGCCTGGACAACATGCTCGAGCTGCTGATCGCCGGTGGCATGGACCTGCTGCAGGCGCTGCGCATCCTGGTGCCGCCGGCGACCCAGTCGCTGGAATTCAAGGACGCCGACCTGGCCGCCTTCTACGAGTTCTACGGCCTCAACACCGAGCCGTGGGACGGCCCGGCCGGCATCGTCGCCTGCGACGGCCGCTATGCCGCCTGCATGCTCGACCGCAACGGCCTGCGCCCGGCACGCTGGATGCTGACCTCCGACCGCCATTTCCTGGTGGCCTCCGAGGCCGGCGTGTGGGAACTGCCGGCCGAGCGCATCACCCGCAAGGGCAAGCTGGGCCCAGGCGAGATGATGGCGATTGATCTCAAGCGCGGCGACCTGCTGGACTCGGACGCCATCGACCGCATCAACCGCGCGCGCGCGCCGTACAAGCAATGGCTGCAGCAGGGCGTGACCTACCTGCAGACCGAACTGATCGACCCCTCGCTGGTGGAAGAACCCTTCAGCGAGCAGACCCTGCGCAGCTACCACAAGCTGTTCCAGCTCAGCACCGAGGAAGTGGAGCAGATCCTGCGCCCGCTGGCCGAGACCGAGCAGGAAGCCACCGGCTCGATGGGCGACGACACCCCGATGGCGGTGCTCAGCCGCCAGACCCGGCCGCTGTACGACTATTTCCGCCAGGCCTTCGCGCAGGTCACCAACCCGCCGATCGACCCGCTGCGCGAAGGCATCGCGATGTCGCTCACCACCCAGCTCGGCAAGGAGACCAACATCTTCCATGCCGGCGCCGAGACGGTGAACCACGTCATCCTCAACTCGCCGGTACTCAGCCAACGCAAGCTGCGCCAGCTGCTGAAGATGGAGCAGTACGTCGAGCGCAATCGCCTGATCGACCTGTCCTACAGCGTGGAGGAAGGCCTCAAGGCCGGCCTGGAACGCATCTGCCAGGAAGTGGAAGCGGCCGCGCGCGACGGCGCCGTCATGCTGCTGCTGTCCGACCGGTATCCCGTGCCGGACCGGCCGATGGCGCATGCGCTGCTGGCCACCGGCGCGGTGCACCACCACCTGTGCAAGGTGGGCCTGCGCTGCGACGTCAACCTGATCATCGAAACCGGCACCGCGCGCGATGCGCACCACATGGCCTGCCTGCTCGGCTTCGGCGCCACCGCGGTGTATCCGTACCTGGCCTACCAGACGCTGTTCGACCTGGGCCGGCGCGGCATCCTGCAGCTGAGCAAGGGCGGCGAGCAGTCGCAGATCGGCCGCCGCTACCGCAAGGGCATCTACAAGGGCCTGTCCAAGATCATCTCCAAGATGGGCATCTGCACCATTGCCAGCTACCGCGGCGCGCAGTTGTTCGAGATCGTCGGGCTGGACCCGGACGTGGTGGAGCTGTGCTTTGCCGAAACGCCCGCCCGCATTGGCGGCGTGGGCCTGGCGCGGCTGGATACCGAGGCGCGCGAGCTCACCGCACGCGCCTGGAACGACCAGCTCAAGCCGGAAGTGGGCGGCCTGCTCAAGTACGTGCACGGCGGCGAGTACCACATGTACAACCCCGACGTGGTTATGACGCTGCAGCGCGCCACCCGCACCGGCGATGCCGGCGACTGGCAGAAGTACGTCGACGCGGTGCATGCGCGCCCGGCCTCCACGCTGCGCGATCTGGTCCAGCTCAAGCGTGCCGATACCCCGACCCCGCTGGACGAGGTCGCCCCGGCCAGCGATGTGCTGCGCCGTTTCGATACCGCCGCAATCAGCCTGGGCGCGTTGTCGCCCGAAGCACACGAGGCGCTGGCCATCGCGATGAACCGCCTGGGCGGGCGCAGCAATTCGGGCGAAGGCGGCGAAGACCCGGCCCGCTACGGCACCGAGAAACGCTCCAAGATCAAGCAGGTGGCCTCGGGCCGTTTCGGCGTGACCCCGGAATACCTGGTCAATGCCGAGGTGCTGCAGATCAAGGTCGCCCAGGGCGCCAAGCCCGGCGAAGGCGGCCAGCTGCCCGGCCACAAGGTCAACGAACTGATCGCGCGGCTGCGCTATGCCAAGCCCGGCATCGGCCTGATCAGCCCGCCGCCGCACCACGACATCTATTCCATCGAAGACTTGGCCCAGCTGATCTACGACCTCAAGCAGGTCAACCCCACCGCACTGGTGTCGGTGAAGCTGGTCGCGCATGCCGGCGTCGGCACCATTGCCGCCGGCGTGGTCAAGGCCGGCGCCGACCTGATCACCGTGTCCGGCCACGACGGCGGCACCGGCGCCAGCCCGGTCAGCTCGATCCGTTATGCCGGCGTGCCGTGGGAACTGGGCGTGGCCGAGTCGCACCAGGCGCTGGTGGCCAACGACCTGCGGGCACGCACCATCCTGCAGACCGACGGCGGCCTGAAGACCGGCCTGGACGTGGTCAAGGCCGCGCTGCTGGGCGCCGACAGCTTCGGCTTCGGCACTGCGCCGATGATCGTGCTGGGCTGCAAGTACCTGCGCATCTGCCACCTCAACAACTGCGCCACCGGCGTGGCCACCCAGGACGAGCGCCTGCGCGCGAACTACTTCACCGGCCTGCCCGAGCGCGTGGAGCATTTCTTCCGCCTGCTGGCCGAGGAAGTGCGCCAGTGGTTGTCCTACCTGGGCGTGCGGTCGCTGGACGAGATCGTGGGCCGCACCGACCTGCTGGAGCAGCTGGACGTCGCTCCGCGCGCCGGGGTCAAGGTCGACCTGTCGCGCCTGTTGACGCATGCCCGCTACGACGGCAGCCATTGCGCGGCCCAGCGCCTGTACGAATCGCCCGACAGCCTGGCCACGCAGATGGACGGCCTGCTGGCCGATGCGATCGCCAACAAGACTGGCGGCGACCATCGCTTTTTGATCCACAACACCGACCGCTCGATCGGCGCACGCCTGTCCGGCGCCATCGCGCGCGTGCACGGCAACCACGGCATGAGCGATGCGCCGTTGAACCTGCGCTTCCGCGGCACCGCCGGGCAGAGCTTCGGCGCGTTCAACGCCGGTGGCCTGCAGCTGGAGCTGGAAGGCGAGGCCAACGACTATGTCGGCAAGGGCATGGCCGGCGGCCGGCTGGTGGTGCGTCCACCGCGCGGTGCGCGCTTCGAGGCGCGCAGCACGCCGATCGTGGGCAACACCTGCCTGTACGGCGCCACCGGCGGTGAGCTGTTCGCGGCCGGCCGCGCAGGCGAGCGCTTTGCGGTGCGCAATTCCGGCGCGCTGGCGGTGGTGGAAGGCGCAGGCGACCACTGCTGCGAGTACATGACCGACGGCGTGGTGCTGGTGCTGGGCAAGGTCGGCCTGAACTTCGGCGCCGGCTTCACCGGCGGGCTGGCGTATGTGCTGGATATCGAACGCGACTTCGTGGACCGCTACAACCACGAACTGATCGACATCCACCGCGTCTCCGCCGAGGGCTTCGAGAACCACCGCCAGCACCTGCACACCCTGATCAGCCGCCACCGCGAGTTGACCGGCAGCATCTGGGCGCAGCAGATCCTGGACGAGTTCCGCGACTACATCGGCAAGTTCTGGCTGGTCAAACCCAAGGCCGCCAGCATCGAGTCGTTGACCGAGTCGCTGCGCCGCGCCGCCTGA
- a CDS encoding I78 family peptidase inhibitor, with translation MRAVLPIARLACTLVVLTALTACNKPQPDEQEAVAANAQQAAEQASAPVPDAAPEAPPIGSCDATQVQSLVGQPITDAVGEQARSDAGAKSVRVLKPGQMVTMEFNGERLNLEVDAKNVITAVRCG, from the coding sequence ATGCGCGCTGTCCTGCCTATTGCCCGCCTGGCTTGCACCTTGGTCGTGCTGACTGCATTGACTGCCTGCAACAAACCGCAACCCGATGAACAAGAAGCCGTTGCGGCCAACGCACAACAGGCGGCCGAGCAAGCGTCCGCGCCGGTGCCGGATGCAGCCCCGGAAGCGCCGCCGATCGGCAGCTGCGACGCCACCCAGGTGCAGTCGCTGGTTGGCCAGCCCATCACCGATGCAGTCGGCGAGCAGGCTCGCAGCGATGCCGGCGCCAAGTCGGTACGCGTGCTCAAGCCCGGCCAGATGGTGACGATGGAATTCAACGGCGAACGGCTCAATCTGGAAGTGGATGCCAAGAACGTCATCACCGCGGTGCGCTGCGGCTGA
- a CDS encoding DNA topoisomerase IB, translating into MACPHGVVVALTRPSAARPNNRRQSFDPCAMKAKRVLRNAATTASTAGKLAAAATGAVVATAAAATVAAVAQAKATARAAGLTYVNDQQPGISRRKAGKSFSYRSADGQRVADADTLQRIRSLAIPPAYTEVWICAKPNGHLQATGRDARRRKQYRYHADWAQVRGEGKFERVIAFGQALPKLRRRLRRDLVLPGFPREKVLAIVVALLADTLVRVGNAEYARSNRSYGLTTLRNRHMEFLKGGRARLKFRGKSGQDHDIEVDDKQLVKLIRQCQQLPGQSLFQYRDDDGQLQPVDSGEVNDYLREAMGEDFTAKDFRTWGGTLAALQRLARLPLPERMSERALTQVQNDVIREVADALGNTPSVCRKAYIDPCVFEGWRAGHLQAMATGVRGERQWEAATLRFLTDSRSKQRKANAPGTPATRNPGRRKRVA; encoded by the coding sequence ATGGCTTGCCCACACGGCGTTGTCGTTGCGTTGACGCGGCCTAGCGCTGCGCGGCCCAACAATCGGCGCCAGTCCTTCGATCCGTGCGCAATGAAAGCCAAACGTGTTCTTCGCAATGCCGCAACCACGGCCAGCACCGCCGGCAAGCTTGCCGCCGCCGCCACCGGTGCGGTGGTCGCCACGGCCGCAGCCGCCACCGTGGCCGCCGTCGCTCAGGCCAAGGCCACCGCGCGCGCGGCCGGGCTCACCTACGTCAACGATCAGCAGCCCGGCATCAGCCGCCGCAAGGCCGGCAAGAGCTTCAGTTACCGCAGTGCGGACGGGCAGCGTGTCGCCGATGCGGACACCTTGCAGCGTATCCGCTCGCTGGCCATTCCACCGGCCTACACCGAGGTATGGATCTGCGCCAAACCCAATGGCCATCTGCAGGCCACCGGGCGCGACGCGCGGCGGCGCAAGCAGTACCGCTACCACGCCGATTGGGCGCAGGTGCGTGGCGAAGGCAAGTTCGAACGGGTGATCGCCTTCGGCCAGGCGCTGCCCAAGTTGCGCCGCCGGCTGCGCCGCGATCTGGTGTTGCCGGGATTTCCGCGCGAGAAGGTCCTGGCGATCGTGGTGGCGTTGTTGGCCGACACGCTGGTGCGCGTGGGCAATGCCGAATATGCGCGCAGCAACCGCTCCTATGGGCTGACCACCTTGCGCAACCGGCATATGGAGTTCTTGAAAGGTGGACGCGCGCGGCTCAAATTCCGCGGCAAGAGCGGCCAGGATCACGACATCGAAGTGGACGACAAGCAGCTGGTCAAACTGATCCGGCAATGTCAGCAACTGCCGGGGCAATCGCTGTTTCAGTACCGCGACGACGATGGCCAGCTGCAACCGGTGGATTCGGGCGAGGTCAACGATTACCTGCGCGAGGCGATGGGCGAGGATTTCACCGCCAAGGACTTCCGCACCTGGGGCGGCACGCTGGCGGCGCTGCAACGCCTGGCACGGCTGCCGCTGCCCGAACGCATGAGCGAACGTGCGTTGACGCAGGTGCAGAACGATGTCATCCGCGAAGTGGCCGATGCGCTGGGCAACACGCCATCGGTGTGTCGCAAGGCCTACATCGACCCCTGCGTATTCGAAGGCTGGCGCGCCGGCCACTTGCAGGCGATGGCCACCGGGGTGCGTGGCGAGCGGCAGTGGGAGGCGGCCACGCTGCGCTTTTTGACCGACTCGCGCAGCAAGCAACGCAAGGCCAACGCGCCAGGTACGCCAGCCACACGCAATCCCGGCCGCCGCAAGCGTGTTGCATGA
- a CDS encoding VacJ family lipoprotein, translating to MSTSAAAATAAEQDDQALYSATPVRDPWESYNRKIHGFNRGADKVLFRPVAVAYDKVTPRPVKTGIRNMFGNLGQPGTAVSQVLQGHPVKAAQSLGRFVINSTVGVAGLFDPASRLGMPKYNEDLGQAFATWGWDNSRYLVMPLLGPGTVRDTLGRVGDQRLTPITYVGNARIANSLIGLQLADGRARMLPMDAMQRDAVDDYTFVRDAWGQRRQKQIADD from the coding sequence ATGTCCACGTCGGCCGCGGCGGCCACCGCCGCCGAGCAGGACGACCAAGCGCTGTACAGCGCGACACCGGTACGCGACCCGTGGGAGTCCTACAACCGCAAGATCCATGGTTTCAATCGCGGTGCCGACAAGGTGCTGTTCCGTCCCGTCGCGGTGGCCTACGACAAGGTCACACCCAGGCCGGTCAAGACCGGTATCAGGAACATGTTTGGAAACCTCGGCCAGCCAGGTACCGCCGTCAGCCAGGTGCTGCAGGGCCACCCGGTCAAGGCGGCGCAGTCACTCGGGCGCTTCGTGATCAATAGCACCGTCGGGGTCGCCGGGCTGTTCGATCCGGCCAGCCGCTTGGGCATGCCCAAATACAACGAGGACCTAGGACAAGCATTTGCGACATGGGGCTGGGATAACTCGCGCTACCTGGTGATGCCGCTGCTGGGACCCGGTACCGTGCGCGATACGCTAGGTCGTGTCGGCGATCAGCGGCTCACGCCGATCACCTACGTAGGCAATGCACGTATCGCCAACTCGCTGATCGGCCTGCAACTGGCCGATGGCCGCGCGCGCATGCTGCCGATGGACGCGATGCAACGCGATGCCGTGGACGACTACACCTTCGTGCGCGATGCCTGGGGCCAGCGCCGCCAGAAGCAGATTGCAGACGATTGA
- a CDS encoding VTT domain-containing protein, with amino-acid sequence MQTNDVLTLVLSFGLPGVLAMSYIEKFIPVVPSYLMLMVIGMTADGVPSLLAVWGISVTGSLLATVSWYEIGRALGNDRVRTLVLNYGRFVFLRIATYDRLALSYRRNDFRVTLAGQAIPVARIYLALPAGVIRVRFWTFLLAAALGIAGYNACFLLVGFCLRGTGHDPLVTGMVIAAALVALECVVFFSIRKKSRTTSMNV; translated from the coding sequence ATGCAGACCAACGACGTATTGACGCTGGTGTTGAGCTTCGGCCTGCCAGGCGTGCTGGCGATGTCCTACATCGAAAAATTCATCCCGGTGGTGCCCTCCTATCTGATGCTGATGGTGATCGGCATGACTGCCGATGGCGTGCCGTCGCTGCTGGCGGTCTGGGGTATCAGCGTGACCGGATCGTTGCTGGCAACGGTCAGCTGGTACGAGATCGGCCGCGCGCTCGGCAACGATCGCGTGCGCACCCTGGTGCTCAACTATGGGCGTTTCGTGTTCCTGCGCATTGCGACCTACGACCGCCTTGCGCTGTCTTATCGCCGCAACGATTTCCGGGTCACGCTGGCCGGCCAGGCAATCCCGGTGGCGCGGATCTATCTGGCGTTGCCGGCGGGCGTGATCCGGGTGCGCTTCTGGACCTTTCTGCTGGCCGCAGCGCTTGGAATTGCCGGCTACAACGCGTGCTTTTTGCTGGTGGGCTTCTGTCTGCGCGGAACCGGACACGATCCGCTGGTCACCGGCATGGTGATCGCAGCAGCGCTGGTCGCACTGGAATGCGTGGTGTTCTTTTCGATACGCAAGAAATCACGCACCACGTCGATGAACGTCTAG
- a CDS encoding methyltransferase domain-containing protein produces the protein MARSYMASFFREWIAAPCSVAAILPSGPALASSITSELSERTGRVLELGPGTGAFTQSMLDKGVREKNLFLLEYNQTFSSLLTRRFPHATVLQMDVSDLEALPRFDGAYVDAVVCGLGFLNMRAHQVAAIVRGAFMHLKPGGCMYLFTYGLKCSVPAHILDALDLEAVKIGRTYRNIPPATIYRLQRRTYTR, from the coding sequence ATGGCACGTTCGTATATGGCTTCGTTTTTTCGCGAATGGATCGCAGCTCCCTGCTCGGTTGCCGCGATCCTTCCCTCCGGGCCCGCACTCGCCTCCAGCATCACCTCCGAGCTCTCGGAACGTACCGGGCGCGTTCTCGAACTTGGCCCCGGTACCGGCGCATTCACCCAATCGATGCTCGACAAGGGCGTGCGCGAAAAGAACCTGTTCCTGCTCGAATACAACCAGACGTTCTCATCGTTGCTCACGCGCCGCTTCCCACACGCGACTGTGCTGCAGATGGACGTTTCCGATCTGGAAGCGTTACCCCGCTTCGATGGGGCCTACGTGGATGCCGTGGTCTGCGGTCTTGGCTTCTTGAACATGCGCGCACATCAGGTGGCCGCCATCGTGCGTGGTGCCTTCATGCATCTCAAGCCGGGCGGATGCATGTATCTGTTTACCTATGGCCTCAAATGCTCGGTGCCGGCGCATATTCTCGATGCGCTCGATCTGGAGGCGGTCAAGATCGGGCGGACCTATCGGAACATTCCGCCAGCGACGATCTACCGTCTGCAACGCCGCACCTACACGCGCTAG
- a CDS encoding efflux transporter outer membrane subunit: MRLSASIASAMVLLVLGGCANLAPRYVRPSPQLPQPQATSEDRFAGKALGEVFVNPRLRDTVALALERNQDLALAMLNVQRARASYRLRDADTLPTVTLDGTVADASHQQSQLSVSFGFASYELDFFGRVKNLKEAALQDVLRSDENRRSASLSLIAEVATAWLRLDADQQRLALVNKSAGNLQRVYELTLARYNQGAVSGLELAQADTALAQIGAEQAGLDAQLQQDRNALTLLAGVEVPETLLPDTDARDARGEAVLSLNGPLPAGVPSSLLLRRPDVMAAEHALIGANANIGVARARFFPRIALTGSYGTASTALSTLLGAGSWNIATSAALPLFDHGANRANLKVTELDTQIAQAQYQKTLQTAFRDVADALAIGSSIAGRLQAQTQLIDAASKQARIAAARYERGQTGLVDLLNAQRALYAAQQGMLDTTLLRDSNLVTAYRVLGGEWMQVSTQGGIAP, translated from the coding sequence ATGAGACTTTCAGCCAGCATCGCTTCGGCGATGGTATTGCTGGTGCTGGGTGGCTGCGCCAACCTGGCGCCGCGCTACGTGCGGCCATCGCCGCAACTCCCGCAACCGCAAGCGACATCCGAAGATCGCTTCGCGGGCAAGGCGCTGGGCGAGGTGTTCGTCAACCCGCGCTTGCGCGATACCGTGGCGCTGGCACTGGAGCGCAATCAGGACCTGGCGCTTGCAATGCTCAATGTGCAACGCGCCAGGGCGAGCTACCGGTTGCGTGATGCCGACACGCTGCCGACAGTGACGCTGGACGGTACCGTGGCCGATGCCAGCCATCAGCAATCCCAACTTTCGGTCTCGTTCGGGTTTGCCAGCTATGAGCTGGATTTCTTTGGGCGGGTGAAAAACCTGAAAGAAGCGGCCCTGCAGGATGTGCTGCGAAGCGACGAGAACCGACGCAGTGCCTCGCTGAGCCTGATCGCCGAAGTGGCCACTGCATGGCTGAGACTGGACGCGGACCAGCAACGCCTTGCGCTGGTGAACAAGAGCGCAGGCAACCTGCAACGGGTGTACGAGTTGACGCTGGCCCGTTACAACCAGGGTGCGGTCAGTGGGCTGGAGTTGGCGCAGGCGGACACCGCGTTGGCGCAGATCGGCGCCGAACAGGCTGGCCTGGACGCGCAACTCCAGCAGGACCGCAATGCGCTGACCCTGCTGGCCGGTGTCGAGGTGCCCGAGACGCTGTTGCCCGATACCGACGCGCGTGATGCGCGTGGCGAGGCAGTGCTATCGCTCAACGGTCCGTTGCCGGCCGGCGTTCCCTCATCATTGCTGCTGCGTCGCCCCGATGTCATGGCCGCAGAGCATGCGTTGATCGGCGCCAATGCCAATATCGGCGTTGCACGCGCGCGGTTCTTTCCCCGCATCGCCTTGACCGGCAGCTATGGCACTGCCAGCACGGCGTTGTCCACGCTGCTTGGCGCAGGTAGCTGGAACATCGCCACCTCCGCAGCGTTGCCGCTGTTCGATCACGGCGCCAATCGCGCCAACCTGAAGGTGACCGAGCTCGATACCCAGATAGCCCAGGCGCAGTACCAGAAGACGCTGCAGACCGCATTCCGCGATGTGGCCGATGCGTTGGCCATCGGTAGCAGTATTGCCGGGCGACTGCAGGCACAGACGCAACTGATCGATGCCGCAAGCAAGCAGGCGCGCATCGCCGCCGCCAGATACGAGCGCGGGCAGACCGGATTGGTGGACCTGTTGAATGCGCAGCGAGCGTTGTATGCGGCGCAGCAGGGCATGCTGGACACCACGCTGCTACGCGACAGCAACCTGGTGACCGCCTATCGCGTGCTGGGTGGTGAATGGATGCAGGTATCCACGCAGGGAGGCATCGCGCCATGA
- a CDS encoding efflux RND transporter periplasmic adaptor subunit, which translates to MSRPMPWLQRLRRYRWWLIVAALLLVGWLVKLQFLTPASAPQVASSAVVLGDIEETVLATGKINASQLVSVGAQVTGQVVALHVKLGDSVKKGQPIAEIDALPQQNALRTAQAQVRSADARLTARLASLRQATLADRRQRALMADDAVARVDAEAAEAALATVRADVEALRAEREQATIAASTAELNLSYTRVVAPMDGEVVAIVTEQGQTVNANQSAPTIIKLARLDTMTVKAQISEADVTRVSAGMGVYFTLLGDPDTRYRAVLSALEPGPTTIASDATGASTGQATSAGNNAVYFNGIFDVPNPQRILRIDMTAQTTIVLARARAARLIPSGALGERTADGSYVVHVLTADGERQVRRIRVGLNNRINAQVTAGLELGERVITSDVDLPVQTP; encoded by the coding sequence ATGAGCCGCCCGATGCCGTGGTTGCAGCGCCTGCGGCGCTACCGCTGGTGGTTGATCGTCGCTGCATTGCTGCTGGTCGGCTGGCTGGTGAAGCTGCAGTTCCTTACTCCAGCGAGCGCACCGCAGGTGGCCAGTTCGGCAGTGGTGCTTGGAGATATCGAAGAGACCGTGCTGGCGACTGGCAAAATCAACGCCTCGCAGTTGGTGAGCGTTGGCGCGCAGGTCACCGGCCAGGTGGTGGCGCTGCACGTCAAACTCGGAGATTCGGTCAAGAAAGGGCAGCCGATCGCCGAGATCGACGCGTTGCCGCAGCAGAACGCGCTGCGCACCGCGCAGGCGCAAGTGCGCAGCGCGGACGCCAGGTTGACCGCACGGCTGGCGAGCCTGCGTCAGGCCACCCTGGCAGACCGGCGCCAGCGTGCATTGATGGCCGACGATGCGGTGGCCAGGGTCGATGCCGAGGCGGCGGAAGCTGCACTGGCGACGGTGCGTGCGGATGTGGAGGCATTACGCGCGGAGCGCGAGCAAGCCACGATTGCAGCAAGCACCGCCGAGCTCAATCTGAGCTACACGCGGGTGGTGGCGCCAATGGATGGCGAGGTGGTGGCGATCGTCACCGAGCAGGGGCAGACGGTAAACGCCAACCAGAGCGCACCGACCATCATCAAGCTCGCACGTCTGGACACCATGACCGTCAAGGCGCAGATCTCAGAAGCCGATGTCACCCGGGTGTCGGCCGGGATGGGCGTCTATTTCACCCTGCTGGGCGACCCCGACACCCGCTATCGGGCAGTGCTGTCTGCGCTGGAGCCTGGCCCGACCACGATCGCCAGCGATGCCACCGGCGCATCGACAGGCCAGGCGACCAGCGCTGGCAACAACGCGGTGTACTTCAATGGCATCTTCGATGTGCCCAACCCGCAGCGCATCCTGCGCATCGACATGACCGCGCAGACCACGATCGTGCTGGCGCGCGCACGCGCTGCACGCCTGATCCCCAGTGGCGCGCTGGGCGAGCGGACTGCCGATGGAAGCTACGTGGTCCACGTGCTGACCGCCGATGGTGAGCGGCAGGTGCGACGCATTCGTGTGGGGCTCAATAACCGCATCAACGCGCAGGTGACCGCAGGCCTTGAACTGGGTGAGAGGGTAATCACCAGCGACGTCGATCTGCCTGTGCAGACGCCTTGA